In Leopardus geoffroyi isolate Oge1 chromosome D1, O.geoffroyi_Oge1_pat1.0, whole genome shotgun sequence, a single window of DNA contains:
- the LOC123601274 gene encoding olfactory receptor 56A4-like has protein sequence MVLFLNNTGTQVTEFLMICFPGMQETQHWLSVVLAPLLVLALGANFVLLLTIQQETSLHEPMYYLLAILSVLDIILCLTVIPKVLLIFWFNMKTISLAGCFLQMFIMNTFLPMESSTFLVMAYDRYVAICHPLHYPSIITEKFVIYAAIFIVFRNFLATLPTPVLAARLNYCASNVVENCICANISVAKLSCGDIHPNKLYQFVSVWCLLGSDLVLILLSYCFILRAVKRLQSGGAATKALSTCGSHLILILFFYTLLLVFIFTNKAEKKVPSEVPILLNVLHHLIPPALNPIVYGVRTQEIKQGILKLFKYQF, from the exons ATGGTACTATTTCTCAACAACACAGGCACCCAGGTGACTGAATTCCTGATGATTTGCTTCCCAGGAATGCAGGAAACACAGCACTGGCTATCTGTAGTCCTTGCTCCCCTCCTGGTTTTGGCTTTGGGGGCCAACTTTGTGTTATTACTCACCATTCAGCAAGAGACATCTCTGCACGAACCCATGTACTACCTGCTTGCCATCCTCTCCGTGCTGGATATCATCCTCTGCCTCACTGTCATCCCCAAG GTCCTGCTCATCTTCTGGTTCAACATGAAGACCATCAGCCTTGCAGGCTGCTTTCTTCAGATGTTCATCATGAATACATTCCTTCCTATGGAGTCTTCCACCTTCCTggtcatggcctatgaccgctatgtggccatttGCCATCCTCTGCACTACCCGTCCATCATCACTGAAAAATTTGTCATTTATGCAGCCATCTTCATTGTCTTCCGCAATTTTCTGGCCACACTACCCACACCAGTTCTGGCTGCCAGGCTCAACTACTGTGCCAGTAATGTGGTGGAGAACTGTATCTGTGCCAACATTTCTGTAGCAAAGCTCTCCTGTGGGGATATTCACCCAAATAAGCTCTACCAATTTGTGAGTGTTTGGTGTCTACTGGGTTCTGACCTAGTGCTCATCTTACTATCCTACTGCTTCATCCTGAGGGCTGTTAAACGTCTGCAGTCAGGAGGTGCAGCAACCAAAGCCTTGAGTACTTGTGGTTCCCATCTCATTCTTATACTTTTCTTCTATACATTGCTGCTTGTCTTCATCTTCACAAACAAGGCAGAAAAGAAGGTGCCCTCAGAGGTACCCATTCTTCTCAATGTCTTGCACCACCTCATTCCACCAGCCCTGAACCCCATTGTTTATGGAGTACGAACCCAGGAAATCAAGCAAggtattctcaaactattcaagtACCAGTTTTGA